TGGCAAGTCTACCAAAGAGCAAAAATAATTGCGCTTCGCCGGAGGTTAACGCGTCAGGCGCTTACAGCTACGAGCGTCAAAACCAGTGAAACTTATCCGCCAGAATCACAAGTAATGCGGTGGCAGAAAGAATGTTCAGGATAACGACTGTTCTGCTGGATACGTTCATAATATGCCCCATAGTGTATTGAAGGACCTGTTCAAGAATAGCTCAGCCACCCGGTATTGCGAGAAGCTGTTTGAAATTCCACGTTAAACTCATGCAAAAGTACTAACGCGTTCAATCTGCCCGGAAGGGTGTTTTCACCCTGGCGTTAGTGTTACCATCAACAAGCTGATCGTAAATTGCCATTTTTCTGATTTCGATCCTGTGCATGATTGCGGGCCAATTTGACGATTGTTGGTCAGATGGCTTTGCAATTCACTGTAAATTAAAGATTATTTTCTTTGCATATGCTCTTATGTGTGGGGCATCACTGCAAATAAGGACATAAAATGCCTGTAATTACTCTTCCTGATGGCAGCCAACGCCATTTCGACTGCGCCGTCAGCCCAATGGATGTTGCGCTGGATATCGGCCCGGGTCTGGCGAAAGCCACTATTGCTGGCCGCGTAAACGGTGCGCTGGTTGATGCTTCCGATTTAATTGAAAACGATGCGAAGCTGTCGATCATCACCGCGAAAGACGAAGAAGGTCTGGAGATCATTCGTCACTCGTGCGCTCACCTGCTCGGTCATGCGATCAAGCAGCTGTGGCCTAACACCAAAATGGCTATCGGCCCGGTTATCGACAACGGCTTCTACTATGACGTTGACCTTGACCACACGCTGACCCAGGAAGATATCGAAGCCCTCGAAAAGCGTATGCACGAGCTGGCTGAGAGCAACTACGACGTCATCAAGAAGACCGTAAGCTGGCACGAAGCGCGTGAAACCTTCGTGAAGCGTGGCGAAAACTACAAAGTCACTATTCTTGACGAGAATATTGCTCATGATGACAAGCCTGGCTTGTATCATCACGAAGAATACATCGACATGTGCCGTGGACCGCACGTGCCGAACATGCGCTTCTGCCATCACTTCAAACTGATGAAAACCGCGGGCGCTTACTGGCGTGGCGACAGCAACAATAAGATGTTGCAGCGCATCTACGGTACCGCCTGGGCAGACAAAAAAGCCCTGAGCGCGTATCTGCAGCGCCTGGAAGAAGCGGCGAAGCGTGACCACCGTAAAATCGGCAAGCAGCTCGACCTGTATCATATGCAGGAAGAGGCGCCGGGTATGGTCTTCTGGCACAACGACGGCTGGACTATCTTCCGCGAGCTGGAAACTTTCGTGCGTTCCAAGCTGAAAGCGTACCAGTATCAGGAAGTGAAAGGCCCGTTCATGATGGACCGTGTGCTGTGGGAAAAAACCGGCCACTGGGACAACTACAAAGATGCGATGTTCACCACCTCTTCTGAGAACCGTGAATACTGCATCAAGCCAATGAACTGCCCAGGCCACGTTCAGATCTTTAACCAGGGTCTGAAATCCTACCGCGATCTGCCGCTGCGTATGGCGGAGTTCGGTAGTTGCCACCGTAACGAGCCATCAGGTGCGCTGCACGGTCTGATGCGTGTTCGTGGCTTTACGCAGGATGATGCGCATATCTTCTGTACTGAAGATCAGGTACGTGATGAAGTTAACGCCTGTATTCGTATGGTCTACGATATGTACAGCACCTTTGGCTTCGAGAAGATCGTGGTCAAACTCTCAACGCGTCCGGAAAAACGTATCGGTAGCGATGAGACCTGGGATCGTGCTGAGGCGGATCTCGCCGTGGCGCTGGAAGAGAACGGTATCCCGTTTGAATACCAGCTGGGCGAGGGCGCATTCTACGGTCCGAAAATTGAATTTACCCTGTATGACTGTCTCGATCGTGCATGGCAGTGCGGTACTGTACAGCTGGACTTCTCCCTGCCGCAGCGTTTAAGCGCCTCTTATGTTGGCGAAGACAACGAGCGTCAGGTGCCGGTAATGATTCACCGTGCTATCCTCGGTTCACTGGAGCGCTTCATCGGCATCCTGACCGAAGAGTTCGCGGGCTTCTTCCCAACCTGGCTTGCGCCAGTGCAGGTAGTGGTGATGAACATTACCGATTCTCAGGCTGATTACGTTAAAGAATTGACGCAGAAACTACAAAATGCGGGCATTCGCGTAAAAGCAGACTTGAGAAATGAGAAGATTGGCTTTAAAATCCGCGAGCACACTTTACGTCGTGTCCCGTATATGTTGGTCTGTGGTGATAAAGAGGTGGAAGCAGGCAAAGTTGCCGTTCGCACCCGCCGTGGTAAAGACCTGGGCAGCCTGGACGTAAATGAAGTGATTGAGAAGCTGCAACAAGAGATTCGCAGCCGCAGTCTTCAACAACTGGAGGAATAAGGTATTAAAGGCGGAAAACGAGTTCAAACGGCACGTCCGAATCGTATCAATGGCGAGATTCGCGCCCAGGAAGTTCGCTTAACAGGTCTGGAAGGCGAGCAACTGGGGATTGTGAGTCTGAGAGAAGCGATCGAAAAGGCTGAAGAAGCTGGAGTAGATTTAGTTGAAATCAGCCCTAACGCCGAACCGCCAGTTTGTCGTATCATGGACTACGGCAAGTTCCTTTATGAAAAGAGTAAGTCTTCTAAGGAACAGAAGAAAAAACAAAAAGTTATCCAGGTTAAGGAAATCAAATTCCGTCCTGGTACCGACGATGGCGATTATCAGGTAAAACTCCGCAGCCTGATACGCTTTCTGGAAGATGGCGATAAGGCCAAGATCACACTGCGTTTCCGCGGTCGTGAGATGGCCCACCAACAGATCGGCATGGAAGTGCTTAACCGCGTCCGTGAAGATCTGAGTGAACTGGCAGTAGTCGAATCCTTCCCTACGAAGATCGAAGGCCGCCAGATGATCATGGTGCTCGCTCCTAAGAAGAAACAGTAGGCCTTCAAGTAGCAATTCCTGTGGAGCCGACAGGCTTCGCAGGTTTTGTTCGCCTGGGTTTCGTTTATTTAACAATGCGAAGTGGAAGTTATTAAGATGCCAAAAATTAAGACCGTACGCGGTGCTGCTAAGCGCTTCAAAAAAACCGGTGGTGGTGGATTTAAGCGTAAGCACGCAAACCTGCGTCATATTCTGACCAAAAAATCTACTAAGCGTAAACGTCACCTGCGTCCAAAAGGCCTTGTGTCTAAAGGCGATCTGGGTCTGGTTATCGCGTGCCTCCCGTACGCATAAGCCGTTAACGTTTAATTTTTTTACTAAGAATATAGATACAGGAGAGCACATATGGCTCGCGTAAAACGTGGTGTAGTTGCCCGCGCACGTCACAAGAAAATTTTGAAACAAGCCAAAGGCTACTACGGTGCGCGTTCACGCGTATACCGCGTTGCCTTCCAGGCAGTTATCAAAGCTGGTCAGTACGCTTACCGTGACCGTCGTCAACGTAAGCGTCAGTTCCGTCAACTGTGGATTGCGCGTATCAACGCAGCAGCACGTCAGAACGGTATTTCTTACAGCAAATTCATCAACGGCCTGAAAAAAGCCTCTGTTGAAATCGACCGTAAGATCCTGGCTGACATCGCAGTATTCGACAAAGTAGCGTTCACCGCTCTGGTCGAAAAAGCGAAAGCAGCTCTGGCATAAGCCAGTTGAAAGAGGGAGCTCTGCTCCCTCTTTTCGTTTCAACAGCATCAAAACGTTGACAATTTTCCGGCGACCCTTTTCAATAAGGCGTTAGGTCCCTTACCACACAAGGTAATGCAAGCATGAATGCTGCTATTTTCCGCTTCTTCTTTTACTTTAGCACCTGACATCAGGAGGCTAGCGCGTGAAAGACGAAACGGAAAACAGCGCCAGAAAGCCTCCTGATGGAGGCTTTTTTTTGTATCTGACGCTTGTAAATATCGCTACATAACGAGGAAAACCATGTCACATCTCGCAGAGCTGGTTGCCAGTGCAACGGCCGCCATTAACCAGGCCTCAGATGTTGCCGCGTTAGACAATGTCCGCGTCGAATATCTGGGCAAGAAAGGGCACCTGACCCTTCAAATGACTACCCTGCGTGAGTTGCCGCCAGAAGAGCGTCCGGCTGCAGGTGCGGTGATTAACGAAGCCAAAGAGCAGGTTCAGCAGGTGCTGAACGAGCGTAAAAACGCGCTGGAAAGCGCCGCGCTGAACGCCCGTCTGGCTGCCGAAACGATCGATGTCTCCCTGCCGGGTCGTCGTATTGAGAACGGTGGTCTGCACCCGGTCACCCGTACCATCGACCGCATTGAAAGTTTCTTCGGTGAGCTCGGCTTTACCGTGGCGACCGGCCCGGAAATCGAAGACGATTACCATAACTTCGATGCCCTGAATATCCCAAGCCACCACCCGGCGCGTGCTGACCACGACACTTTCTGGTTTGATGCTACCCGCCTGCTGCGCACCCAGACCTCGGGCGTGCAGATCCGTACCATGAAGGAGCAGGAGCCGCCGATCCGCATCATCGCCCCGGGCCGCGTCTATCGTAACGACTACGATCAGACCCACACCCCAATGTTCCATCAGATGGAAGGTCTGATTGTTGATAAAAACATCAGCTTTACCAACCTGAAGGGCGCGCTGCACGATTTCCTGAACAACTTCTTTGAGGAAGATCTGCAGGTTCGTTTCCGTCCGTCCTACTTCCCGTTCACCGAACCGTCCGCAGAAGTTGACGTGATGGGTAAAAACGGCAAATGGCTGGAAGTGCTGGGCTGCGGCATGGTGCACCCGAACGTGCTGCGTAACGTCGGCATTGACCCGGAAGTTTATTCCGGCTTTGCGTTCGGTATGGGGATGGAGCGTCTGACCATGCTGCGTTATGGCGTGACCGACTTACGCGCTTTCTTCGAAAACGATCTGCGTTTCCTCAAACAGTTTAAATAAGGGCAGGACAGAACAATGAAATTCAGTGAACTGTGGTTACGCGAATGGGTGAACACCGGGCTCGACAGCGAGGCGCTCTCTAA
This Leclercia sp. S52 DNA region includes the following protein-coding sequences:
- the infC gene encoding translation initiation factor IF-3, producing MKGGKRVQTARPNRINGEIRAQEVRLTGLEGEQLGIVSLREAIEKAEEAGVDLVEISPNAEPPVCRIMDYGKFLYEKSKSSKEQKKKQKVIQVKEIKFRPGTDDGDYQVKLRSLIRFLEDGDKAKITLRFRGREMAHQQIGMEVLNRVREDLSELAVVESFPTKIEGRQMIMVLAPKKKQ
- the rpmI gene encoding 50S ribosomal protein L35, with the translated sequence MPKIKTVRGAAKRFKKTGGGGFKRKHANLRHILTKKSTKRKRHLRPKGLVSKGDLGLVIACLPYA
- the rplT gene encoding 50S ribosomal protein L20 translates to MARVKRGVVARARHKKILKQAKGYYGARSRVYRVAFQAVIKAGQYAYRDRRQRKRQFRQLWIARINAAARQNGISYSKFINGLKKASVEIDRKILADIAVFDKVAFTALVEKAKAALA
- the thrS gene encoding threonine--tRNA ligase is translated as MPVITLPDGSQRHFDCAVSPMDVALDIGPGLAKATIAGRVNGALVDASDLIENDAKLSIITAKDEEGLEIIRHSCAHLLGHAIKQLWPNTKMAIGPVIDNGFYYDVDLDHTLTQEDIEALEKRMHELAESNYDVIKKTVSWHEARETFVKRGENYKVTILDENIAHDDKPGLYHHEEYIDMCRGPHVPNMRFCHHFKLMKTAGAYWRGDSNNKMLQRIYGTAWADKKALSAYLQRLEEAAKRDHRKIGKQLDLYHMQEEAPGMVFWHNDGWTIFRELETFVRSKLKAYQYQEVKGPFMMDRVLWEKTGHWDNYKDAMFTTSSENREYCIKPMNCPGHVQIFNQGLKSYRDLPLRMAEFGSCHRNEPSGALHGLMRVRGFTQDDAHIFCTEDQVRDEVNACIRMVYDMYSTFGFEKIVVKLSTRPEKRIGSDETWDRAEADLAVALEENGIPFEYQLGEGAFYGPKIEFTLYDCLDRAWQCGTVQLDFSLPQRLSASYVGEDNERQVPVMIHRAILGSLERFIGILTEEFAGFFPTWLAPVQVVVMNITDSQADYVKELTQKLQNAGIRVKADLRNEKIGFKIREHTLRRVPYMLVCGDKEVEAGKVAVRTRRGKDLGSLDVNEVIEKLQQEIRSRSLQQLEE
- the yncL gene encoding stress response membrane protein YncL produces the protein MGHIMNVSSRTVVILNILSATALLVILADKFHWF
- the pheS gene encoding phenylalanine--tRNA ligase subunit alpha; protein product: MSHLAELVASATAAINQASDVAALDNVRVEYLGKKGHLTLQMTTLRELPPEERPAAGAVINEAKEQVQQVLNERKNALESAALNARLAAETIDVSLPGRRIENGGLHPVTRTIDRIESFFGELGFTVATGPEIEDDYHNFDALNIPSHHPARADHDTFWFDATRLLRTQTSGVQIRTMKEQEPPIRIIAPGRVYRNDYDQTHTPMFHQMEGLIVDKNISFTNLKGALHDFLNNFFEEDLQVRFRPSYFPFTEPSAEVDVMGKNGKWLEVLGCGMVHPNVLRNVGIDPEVYSGFAFGMGMERLTMLRYGVTDLRAFFENDLRFLKQFK
- the pheM gene encoding pheST operon leader peptide PheM, with amino-acid sequence MNAAIFRFFFYFST